In the genome of Polaribacter sp. MED152, one region contains:
- a CDS encoding helix-turn-helix domain-containing protein: MISNVGKIIKAKRISKGYSIEELSHRSGVSAKTIQRLENDLTNPRGFTLQKIADALDIDIEILTNSFKQLNSIDQLNETGIDELKKMNLSVLVMIVIPLTNLFFPILYFTKYKRLYLVQKYGSRIVSFQLIWSIITALFLILAPFIRVSLNIVFITSFGSILFTYLLFWFLNLSITIKIALQLSKEDFRFIEKLPNVF, from the coding sequence ATGATTTCAAATGTTGGGAAAATAATAAAGGCAAAAAGAATAAGTAAGGGATATTCAATCGAAGAATTATCACATAGAAGTGGAGTATCTGCAAAAACTATACAACGTTTAGAAAATGATTTAACTAATCCACGAGGATTCACGCTTCAAAAAATAGCAGATGCTCTTGATATAGATATTGAAATATTAACCAATTCTTTTAAGCAATTAAATTCAATAGATCAATTGAATGAAACTGGAATTGATGAATTAAAAAAAATGAACTTATCAGTTTTGGTTATGATTGTTATTCCTTTGACAAATCTTTTTTTTCCAATACTTTACTTCACTAAGTATAAGCGCTTATACTTGGTTCAAAAATATGGAAGTAGGATTGTAAGTTTTCAATTAATATGGAGTATCATTACAGCTTTGTTCTTAATATTGGCTCCTTTTATTAGGGTTAGTTTAAATATAGTGTTTATAACATCCTTTGGAAGTATTTTGTTTACGTATTTACTTTTCTGGTTTTTAAATTTAAGTATTACAATTAAAATTGCATTGCAGTTATCAAAAGAAGACTTTCGCTTTATAGAAAAGCTACCCAATGTATTTTAA
- a CDS encoding DinB family protein: MSEASVAWHMDHIYLMVNQLHKALKYSDETNYIAESSTTRDYVFNSNTLPRGRVTAPEIVSPPKNVTINTLQMHYDEALATAEKMPLLAENKHFKHPILGTMNRDETIQFLNIHTEHHLKIIRDILEK, encoded by the coding sequence GTGTCAGAAGCTTCTGTTGCTTGGCATATGGACCACATTTATTTAATGGTAAATCAGTTACATAAAGCCCTAAAGTATTCTGATGAAACTAATTATATAGCGGAATCGAGTACAACACGTGACTATGTCTTTAATTCTAATACGCTGCCTAGAGGAAGAGTTACTGCTCCAGAAATTGTAAGTCCACCAAAAAATGTAACTATCAATACGTTACAGATGCATTATGATGAAGCCCTTGCTACAGCCGAAAAAATGCCTTTACTTGCAGAAAATAAGCACTTTAAACATCCTATTCTGGGCACTATGAATAGAGACGAAACTATTCAATTTCTTAATATTCATACCGAACATCATTTAAAAATTATCCGTGATATTTTAGAGAAGTAA
- a CDS encoding SRPBCC family protein — MNSKKFRIMEVKKEIIVNKSITEVWEVLGNQYGEAYKWARGLYHSEAHGLPKISGAICSNRTCDTSFGKLQEEVRVFKANEQLSYEVVKGFPSFIETGVNNWYLNEIGANRTKVTMHFVGKTEGFMGVIMGPMMKMNLKKGLGQALSDFKFYVENDKPSPEKLKDNKKNSKKLKAVA, encoded by the coding sequence ATGAACTCTAAAAAATTTAGAATAATGGAAGTTAAAAAGGAAATTATAGTAAACAAATCAATAACAGAAGTCTGGGAAGTATTGGGCAATCAATACGGAGAAGCCTACAAATGGGCAAGAGGACTTTATCATTCAGAAGCTCACGGTCTACCAAAAATTAGTGGTGCAATATGCAGTAATCGCACCTGTGACACATCATTTGGGAAATTGCAGGAAGAAGTAAGAGTATTTAAGGCAAACGAACAATTATCGTATGAGGTCGTCAAAGGTTTTCCAAGTTTTATAGAAACTGGAGTCAACAATTGGTATCTGAACGAAATAGGTGCAAATAGAACAAAGGTTACAATGCATTTTGTGGGAAAAACAGAGGGTTTTATGGGAGTAATAATGGGTCCTATGATGAAAATGAATCTTAAAAAAGGATTAGGTCAGGCACTTTCAGATTTCAAGTTTTATGTAGAAAATGATAAACCTTCACCTGAAAAACTCAAAGACAATAAAAAGAATAGTAAAAAATTGAAAGCAGTAGCTTAA
- a CDS encoding LytTR family DNA-binding domain-containing protein — protein MQWLNSPYPLLQNAKYKWLFALCSGIFVFTFLIVFEPYGSSRLTIDKYLFLAGFGVAVFLGVCVTYFILPKLLPWFFRSERWTIGREILLQSSCILIISAFNALHNFFWWDDLILFNTFLNFLKITISIGIFPIIGLIFFTERALSKRNVEKAQLLSNQLTPSTVEKTSAVKIQEESVKAPPIVMPITEFLYAQSEGNYVTIFHLKDDELRHKLIRLSLKQLEIQLGDFSQIKRCHRSYLINRQHIKSVDGNARSLTIQLDHIATNIPVSRAFSKADFH, from the coding sequence ATGCAGTGGCTGAACTCACCCTATCCTTTATTGCAAAATGCTAAATATAAGTGGTTATTTGCCTTATGCTCTGGCATTTTTGTATTTACATTTTTAATTGTTTTTGAACCTTATGGCTCAAGCCGTTTAACAATTGATAAATATTTGTTCTTAGCTGGTTTCGGAGTTGCTGTCTTTTTAGGGGTTTGTGTAACCTATTTTATCCTACCCAAATTATTGCCATGGTTCTTTCGTTCAGAAAGATGGACCATAGGAAGAGAAATACTGTTACAATCCTCTTGTATCTTAATCATAAGTGCTTTTAACGCACTGCATAATTTCTTTTGGTGGGATGATTTAATTCTATTTAACACCTTTCTTAATTTTTTAAAAATAACAATTTCTATAGGGATTTTTCCAATTATAGGTTTAATCTTTTTTACTGAGCGTGCGCTTTCTAAACGTAATGTCGAAAAAGCACAATTACTTTCTAATCAACTAACTCCGTCAACTGTAGAAAAAACGTCTGCCGTAAAAATACAAGAAGAAAGTGTAAAAGCACCGCCAATTGTAATGCCTATAACCGAGTTTCTATATGCCCAATCAGAGGGGAATTATGTAACAATATTTCATTTAAAAGATGATGAACTTAGGCATAAACTCATTCGATTATCTTTAAAACAGCTTGAAATACAATTGGGAGATTTTTCTCAAATAAAACGTTGCCATCGTTCCTACCTCATCAATAGGCAGCATATAAAATCTGTTGATGGCAATGCAAGGTCACTTACCATACAACTAGATCATATTGCTACGAATATTCCAGTTTCTAGGGCTTTTTCAAAAGCAGACTTTCACTAG
- a CDS encoding amidohydrolase family protein, whose product MKKQIITLGLLLVALFIGCDSKKNNSVTNNNTATIYHNGDIITMDGEKPVYVDALVENEGKIAFIGSYEDALENYGSDTQKINLNGKTLLPGFIDGHGHIYNTGMLGMAANILPAPDGPGTDFDSLVEAVKEWTETENGKFMTTKIGWIMGNGYDDSQLKEKTHPTREVLDKISTTEPVIVIHQSGHIACVNTKALEVIGYTKDSKEIEGGVIRRDKNGMPNGVLEEAAFFNALLPIIAANSDQELQLKSVEKGQEAYAKYGYTTAQDGRSTPDVTAAFKEAVAQNKFFIDVVAYPDIIWNKEAVTPEFYKEDRSYTNHYRIGGVKLTLDGSPQGKTAWLSKCYHVNPEGQEGCYTGYPIMPDEKAIEYVTTAFENKWQIMAHTNGDAAIDQFIKAIDAAIKTNGYEDHRSVMIHGQTLQKEQIPELTRLDIYPSLFPMHTFYWGDWHRESVLGEERAAYISPTRDVVDAGMTITSHHDAPVTFPNSLRVLDATVNRVTRSGFILGPDQRLTAYEGLKTLTEWAAIQHFEEDYKGTLAVGKLADFVILDKNPLKVDPLTINTIQVLETIKEGKMVYQKENMSGNWNQTAIEDDVQEALNFAIQQINPNAKLKEIISAKKQVVKGLNYDFRFTLDNGETWNALVYRDLDSNLKLNKKSKIALAGGWSDVSIENDVQEALNFAIQEINTNASLKKVISAKKQVVKGLNYDLKFMLNNGEIWSVLVYRDLDGNLSITEKAKTTMPGGWSDTEITDDVKAATNYVLSKMNNASALKEIVSAKSQVVKGINYKVTFSLENNTVWTATVNRDLDGKYAIIQEAKKQ is encoded by the coding sequence ATGAAAAAACAAATAATAACCCTAGGTCTTCTGCTAGTAGCACTTTTTATTGGTTGTGATAGTAAGAAAAACAACTCTGTTACCAATAATAATACTGCAACTATTTATCACAATGGAGATATCATTACCATGGATGGTGAAAAACCAGTTTATGTGGATGCTTTGGTAGAAAATGAAGGTAAAATTGCTTTTATTGGCAGTTATGAAGACGCTTTGGAAAACTATGGAAGTGATACTCAAAAAATTAACTTGAATGGTAAAACGCTTTTACCTGGGTTTATTGATGGTCATGGGCATATTTATAATACAGGTATGCTAGGTATGGCAGCCAATATATTACCTGCACCAGATGGCCCTGGTACTGATTTTGATAGCCTTGTTGAGGCCGTGAAAGAATGGACCGAAACAGAAAACGGAAAGTTTATGACTACTAAAATTGGTTGGATCATGGGTAATGGCTATGATGACTCCCAACTAAAAGAAAAAACGCATCCTACTAGAGAAGTATTAGACAAGATTTCAACTACAGAGCCTGTCATAGTTATCCATCAATCAGGGCATATTGCTTGTGTAAATACCAAAGCACTAGAGGTTATAGGTTACACCAAAGATTCAAAAGAAATAGAAGGCGGAGTTATTCGAAGAGATAAAAACGGAATGCCTAATGGTGTTTTAGAGGAAGCCGCATTTTTTAATGCACTTCTTCCAATTATTGCAGCGAATTCAGATCAAGAATTGCAATTAAAATCTGTTGAAAAAGGCCAAGAGGCTTATGCCAAATACGGCTATACCACTGCTCAAGATGGTAGAAGTACTCCAGATGTTACAGCAGCATTTAAAGAGGCTGTAGCTCAAAACAAATTTTTTATAGATGTTGTTGCCTACCCAGATATTATTTGGAACAAGGAAGCAGTTACACCAGAATTTTACAAGGAAGACAGAAGCTACACCAATCATTATCGTATTGGAGGTGTAAAACTTACCTTAGATGGTTCACCACAAGGTAAAACAGCTTGGCTTTCTAAATGCTACCATGTAAATCCAGAAGGTCAAGAAGGATGCTATACAGGTTATCCAATAATGCCAGATGAAAAAGCCATAGAATATGTAACAACTGCCTTTGAAAACAAATGGCAAATTATGGCTCATACAAACGGAGATGCAGCCATCGATCAATTTATCAAAGCCATAGATGCAGCCATTAAGACAAACGGTTACGAAGATCATAGAAGTGTTATGATACATGGACAAACACTTCAAAAAGAACAAATACCAGAATTGACTCGTTTAGATATATATCCTTCGCTCTTTCCTATGCATACCTTTTATTGGGGAGATTGGCATAGAGAATCTGTTTTAGGAGAAGAACGAGCTGCCTATATTTCACCAACTCGAGATGTAGTAGATGCAGGAATGACCATTACATCTCATCATGATGCACCAGTAACATTCCCAAATTCATTGCGCGTTTTAGATGCTACCGTAAACCGAGTTACACGTAGTGGATTTATACTAGGTCCAGATCAAAGATTAACTGCTTACGAAGGACTAAAAACATTAACAGAGTGGGCTGCCATTCAACATTTTGAGGAAGATTATAAGGGAACCTTAGCCGTTGGAAAATTAGCAGATTTCGTGATATTGGATAAAAATCCTTTAAAAGTAGATCCACTCACCATCAATACAATTCAAGTTCTAGAAACAATCAAAGAAGGAAAAATGGTATATCAAAAAGAAAACATGTCTGGAAACTGGAATCAGACTGCTATTGAAGATGATGTGCAAGAAGCATTAAATTTTGCCATTCAACAAATTAATCCCAATGCAAAATTAAAAGAGATTATAAGTGCAAAAAAGCAGGTAGTTAAAGGCTTGAACTACGATTTTAGGTTTACTTTAGATAATGGCGAGACCTGGAACGCTTTAGTTTATAGAGACCTTGATAGCAATTTAAAGCTAAATAAAAAAAGTAAAATCGCCCTTGCTGGAGGATGGTCTGATGTTAGTATCGAAAATGATGTGCAAGAAGCATTAAATTTTGCCATCCAAGAAATTAATACTAACGCCAGTCTAAAAAAGGTTATTAGTGCCAAAAAGCAAGTGGTTAAAGGTTTGAATTACGACCTTAAATTCATGCTAAACAATGGAGAAATTTGGTCGGTACTTGTTTACAGAGATCTTGATGGAAATTTAAGCATCACAGAAAAAGCAAAAACAACTATGCCTGGAGGATGGTCTGATACAGAAATTACAGACGATGTAAAAGCAGCTACAAATTACGTACTTTCTAAAATGAACAATGCTTCTGCTCTTAAAGAAATAGTATCAGCTAAAAGCCAAGTGGTAAAAGGCATCAATTATAAAGTAACTTTTAGCCTGGAAAACAACACGGTTTGGACGGCTACTGTAAATCGTGATCTTGATGGAAAATATGCAATTATTCAAGAAGCAAAAAAGCAATAA
- a CDS encoding DUF481 domain-containing protein — MTFGQNDILKLKNNDIIVGDLKNMDRGIVTIEPPYSDVDFKIKWEEILEVTTFQRYLITLTNGSRINGSFKSEAPGKIFIDNEEGEDLTVNQDDIVNINSVDRGFLSRLSANIDFGFSLTKANNQRQLNSNLRIDYLADRWSTNLYYNTLVTNQDDVDRIRRIDGGLGYRYFLPKDWNLGVDLTFLSNTEQSLDLRTSAKLGLGKFVKRSNALYWLIAVGAAYTSETHSSVLNSNNDLSSQIPDRNSMEGYLGTSLNLYDIGDINLIANLNLYPTIIADDSVESGRFRTDFRFDAKYDDFVLKDFYIRAGFTLNYDNRPVEAGKEVDYIFTTGFGWSW; from the coding sequence ATGACTTTTGGCCAAAATGATATCTTAAAATTAAAAAACAATGATATCATTGTAGGAGACTTAAAAAATATGGACAGAGGTATTGTAACAATAGAACCTCCCTACTCAGATGTTGACTTTAAAATTAAATGGGAAGAAATTCTAGAAGTCACCACGTTTCAGCGCTATTTAATTACACTAACCAATGGAAGTAGAATTAACGGTAGTTTCAAAAGTGAGGCACCTGGAAAGATATTTATAGACAATGAAGAAGGTGAAGACCTAACCGTTAATCAAGATGACATTGTAAACATTAATAGTGTAGATAGAGGGTTTTTAAGCCGTTTATCAGCAAATATAGATTTTGGTTTTTCACTTACCAAAGCCAATAATCAGAGGCAATTGAATAGTAATTTGAGAATAGACTATTTAGCAGACAGGTGGTCCACAAACCTATATTACAATACCTTAGTTACAAATCAGGATGATGTTGATCGAATACGAAGAATTGATGGAGGCCTTGGCTATAGGTATTTCCTTCCTAAAGATTGGAATCTAGGAGTAGATTTAACCTTTCTTTCCAACACAGAGCAGTCTTTAGATTTAAGGACCTCAGCGAAACTAGGTTTAGGTAAATTTGTAAAAAGAAGTAATGCTTTGTACTGGCTTATTGCAGTTGGTGCAGCATACACTAGTGAAACTCATTCATCAGTTCTAAATTCGAATAACGATTTATCTTCACAGATCCCAGATCGAAATTCTATGGAAGGCTATTTAGGAACATCGTTAAACCTATATGATATTGGCGATATAAATTTGATCGCTAATCTCAATTTATATCCAACTATTATTGCTGATGATTCTGTTGAATCTGGTCGTTTTAGAACCGACTTTAGGTTCGATGCAAAATACGATGATTTCGTTTTAAAAGATTTTTATATAAGGGCTGGCTTTACCTTAAACTACGACAACAGACCTGTTGAAGCTGGTAAAGAAGTAGATTACATTTTTACCACTGGTTTTGGGTGGAGTTGGTAA
- a CDS encoding carbohydrate porin, with protein sequence MNRKCLFGLVIFIVTTISLNAQKSEKDTSGNNFKGFRDKMSSNGISFQPRLTLFQQNFVKGTNSNNSVFAGKADLKIFFNGAKIGLKRLTLVTQLEQNFGQSLNGSGGVAIPLNTATTFPGISGANAFDVTSLYFIYQFGQKNTLLFGKINVIDLAASSLYSGGAGITSFWNMNFAAPVSGITPAYIFGTVASIHTKAFKYTFMVYDPVSAVNTSGLENPFSQGITFSAAIEKKVQIGGLPGSHALKASYSTQDGTDLYDLGDIFFPTPGSTANLEDSRYYFSYRFTQQLGKISNSDKGWGLFGQIGVSDGNPNPVDFGALMGIGGNSFFKSRSEDKWGLGIYYYSFSKPVDEFSEANGIPLRNETGIEMFYEFQINKWLSLGGNTQYIVPLVKNNENAIFLGLRSSIAL encoded by the coding sequence ATGAATAGAAAATGTCTTTTTGGATTGGTCATTTTTATAGTAACCACCATCAGTCTCAATGCACAAAAATCAGAAAAAGATACATCAGGTAACAACTTCAAAGGCTTTAGAGACAAAATGTCTAGTAATGGAATATCATTCCAACCTAGATTAACCCTGTTTCAGCAAAATTTTGTTAAAGGTACTAACTCAAATAATTCGGTATTTGCTGGTAAAGCAGATTTAAAAATATTTTTTAATGGTGCTAAAATTGGCCTAAAACGCTTAACACTAGTAACGCAATTAGAACAAAACTTTGGACAATCTTTGAATGGTTCTGGTGGTGTGGCCATACCTTTAAATACGGCAACTACTTTTCCTGGAATTAGTGGCGCTAATGCATTTGATGTTACAAGTTTGTATTTTATATATCAATTTGGTCAAAAAAATACATTGCTTTTTGGTAAAATTAACGTAATCGACTTAGCTGCATCTTCTCTTTATTCAGGAGGAGCAGGCATAACATCTTTTTGGAACATGAATTTTGCAGCGCCTGTATCTGGTATAACACCAGCCTATATTTTTGGAACGGTAGCTTCTATTCACACCAAAGCATTCAAATATACTTTTATGGTATATGATCCTGTAAGTGCTGTAAATACATCAGGTTTAGAAAATCCTTTTTCTCAAGGCATTACTTTTTCTGCAGCTATTGAGAAAAAAGTTCAAATTGGTGGCTTGCCAGGATCGCATGCTTTAAAAGCATCTTACAGTACACAAGATGGGACTGACCTCTATGATTTAGGTGATATTTTTTTTCCAACTCCTGGCAGCACCGCAAACTTAGAAGACAGTCGCTATTATTTCAGCTATAGATTTACGCAACAATTAGGCAAAATTTCCAATTCAGATAAAGGTTGGGGTTTATTCGGTCAAATAGGTGTTTCAGACGGAAATCCTAATCCTGTCGATTTTGGTGCCCTAATGGGTATAGGAGGTAACAGTTTTTTTAAATCTCGCTCTGAAGATAAATGGGGCTTAGGTATTTATTATTATTCCTTTAGTAAGCCAGTCGATGAATTTTCGGAAGCAAACGGCATACCGTTAAGAAATGAAACTGGTATTGAAATGTTCTACGAATTTCAAATCAATAAATGGCTTTCTCTAGGTGGAAATACACAATATATTGTTCCTTTAGTAAAAAATAATGAAAACGCGATATTCCTTGGTTTAAGAAGTAGTATAGCATTATAA
- a CDS encoding SRPBCC family protein, with protein sequence MKNLIKTITVTALLIIGSLNATAQNNKADLSYVSTVELSADSVWEQIRIMDNIDKLSSFVGEVEWTGPKGVGGSRLCIAPDGQGKFRENIVEFDDEQRTYTWQIVEGVPAKVKNSFKVVDLGLNKSMIVWTSDYDFIENPNMTEEQFKEFMKSAITELVENIVKMAS encoded by the coding sequence ATGAAAAATTTAATCAAAACAATTACAGTAACCGCACTTTTAATCATTGGTAGTTTAAACGCAACCGCCCAAAATAACAAGGCAGATTTAAGCTACGTATCCACCGTTGAACTTTCCGCAGATAGCGTTTGGGAACAAATTAGAATAATGGATAATATTGATAAATTATCATCTTTCGTGGGAGAAGTAGAATGGACAGGCCCAAAAGGCGTTGGTGGTAGTCGTTTATGTATTGCACCAGATGGACAAGGAAAATTCAGAGAAAATATTGTAGAGTTTGATGATGAGCAAAGAACATACACTTGGCAAATAGTTGAAGGTGTTCCTGCTAAAGTGAAAAATAGCTTTAAAGTGGTAGATTTAGGTTTAAATAAGTCTATGATTGTATGGACGTCGGATTATGATTTTATAGAAAACCCAAATATGACAGAAGAACAGTTTAAAGAATTTATGAAAAGTGCAATTACAGAATTGGTTGAGAATATAGTTAAAATGGCGAGCTAA
- a CDS encoding PliI family lysozyme inhibitor of I-type lysozyme has product MKEIFKLSYLIAIVLFLTISCKDERKKTEKVLTQEATEEFNVIGNYVSEDYSKRSEGYDWVSVAITEANNNQLNISIRSRADKKKPTCTFDAVAKKVDDKVYQTQINGKSILFEFTNAQISISAEKEEHESLLYFYCSGGASIAGTYQKINEQMDQNQIDKTKFNSVLNLQDVGFSVSSIEKDGKNTLTISTFGLQESEYNQTFIIDGKEVTNAEVEDLNSDGSPELFVFTRSVGSGSYGKVYAFSVNNKKSMSEIYFQPTSENSVINKGYMGHDEFSLVENTLGQRFPIYKEGDTNAAPTGGTRQVSYKLVDGEAMRKLKVDKITEY; this is encoded by the coding sequence ATGAAAGAAATATTCAAACTATCTTATCTAATCGCAATTGTTCTTTTTTTGACGATCAGCTGCAAAGATGAAAGAAAAAAGACAGAAAAAGTTTTAACCCAAGAGGCTACTGAAGAATTTAATGTAATAGGTAATTACGTTTCTGAAGATTATTCAAAAAGAAGCGAAGGGTATGATTGGGTGTCTGTTGCGATTACTGAAGCAAATAATAATCAATTGAATATTTCAATACGCTCTCGAGCAGACAAGAAAAAACCCACTTGTACATTCGATGCAGTTGCTAAAAAAGTAGATGACAAAGTTTACCAAACTCAAATTAATGGGAAATCCATTCTGTTTGAATTTACTAATGCACAAATCAGTATATCTGCAGAAAAAGAAGAACACGAAAGCTTACTTTATTTTTATTGCTCTGGTGGAGCAAGTATTGCTGGAACTTACCAGAAAATAAATGAACAAATGGATCAAAATCAAATTGACAAAACAAAATTCAATAGCGTACTTAATTTACAAGACGTTGGCTTTAGTGTTTCTTCAATAGAAAAAGATGGCAAAAACACCCTCACAATTTCCACATTTGGCTTACAAGAAAGTGAATACAACCAAACATTTATTATTGACGGTAAAGAAGTTACCAACGCAGAAGTTGAAGACCTTAATTCTGATGGCTCACCAGAACTTTTTGTTTTTACCCGATCTGTTGGAAGTGGAAGTTACGGAAAGGTATACGCATTTTCCGTTAACAATAAGAAATCAATGAGTGAGATCTATTTTCAGCCAACATCAGAAAACAGCGTGATAAATAAAGGTTATATGGGCCATGATGAATTTTCTCTCGTTGAAAATACTTTAGGTCAACGATTTCCAATCTATAAAGAAGGTGATACAAACGCTGCACCAACTGGAGGAACAAGACAAGTTTCTTACAAACTAGTTGATGGAGAAGCCATGAGAAAACTTAAAGTTGATAAAATCACCGAATATTAA
- a CDS encoding polysaccharide deacetylase family protein produces the protein MTRNFIVIFACIALLVSCKEKPSFSEFTYPNGKTKALILSYDDGTIQDIELANLFDKYNLVGTFNLNSKYLGVTRGWPQENGDTIYQRYVPKDSLLIIYKNHEIAAHGALHKNFTAISKEEVLEEINTDLAILEKLTNRKIISMAYPFGSTNDSIANLIASTGIKNGRTVNDTYTFNFPKNYMTWHPTCHDSKALDYLDSYLALNQQQLSVFYVWGHSWEFGDRKRWDNMVTFCEKIAKSKDIWSVGHGELTNYLLAIQDVEIANNQILNPIGNQPVWIKLSNGIQKLNAGESIKIKQ, from the coding sequence ATGACACGTAACTTCATAGTAATTTTCGCATGTATTGCTCTTTTGGTTTCATGCAAAGAAAAACCAAGTTTTTCTGAGTTCACGTATCCTAATGGAAAAACAAAGGCATTAATATTGAGTTATGATGATGGAACTATTCAAGATATAGAACTCGCTAATTTGTTTGATAAATACAATCTTGTTGGAACATTCAATTTAAATTCAAAATACTTAGGAGTAACGAGAGGATGGCCACAAGAAAATGGCGATACTATTTATCAACGCTATGTTCCAAAAGATTCTTTACTCATTATTTATAAAAACCATGAAATTGCAGCACACGGAGCATTACATAAAAATTTTACCGCAATTTCAAAAGAAGAAGTTCTTGAAGAAATTAATACAGATTTAGCTATTTTAGAAAAGCTTACCAATAGAAAAATTATCAGTATGGCCTATCCATTTGGTAGCACAAATGATAGCATTGCCAATTTAATAGCTTCTACTGGAATTAAAAACGGAAGAACTGTAAATGATACGTACACATTTAATTTTCCAAAAAACTACATGACATGGCATCCAACTTGTCATGATAGTAAGGCGCTCGATTATCTCGATTCTTATTTGGCATTAAATCAGCAACAATTATCTGTATTTTATGTGTGGGGGCACTCATGGGAATTCGGAGATAGGAAAAGATGGGACAACATGGTTACTTTTTGCGAGAAAATTGCAAAATCTAAGGATATCTGGTCTGTAGGCCATGGAGAACTTACCAATTATTTACTAGCAATACAAGATGTTGAAATAGCCAATAATCAAATTCTAAATCCTATAGGTAATCAACCTGTATGGATAAAACTTTCGAACGGCATTCAAAAGCTCAATGCAGGAGAATCTATTAAAATTAAACAATAA
- a CDS encoding SnoaL-like domain-containing protein: protein MTTEQITERLTSLLKEGKFEDIYDTLFDQENVKHIEPQSPYFPDITGVKAIKEKDSVMAGNISEVHTMEIGKAITSKDFIALPYRMSFTMKDRKKAELDELIVYQVKNGKIILEQFFY from the coding sequence ATGACTACAGAACAAATTACCGAAAGGCTTACCTCTTTATTGAAAGAAGGGAAATTCGAAGATATTTATGACACTTTGTTTGACCAAGAAAATGTCAAACATATTGAACCTCAATCACCATATTTTCCAGATATAACTGGAGTGAAAGCCATTAAGGAAAAAGATAGTGTAATGGCGGGTAATATTTCTGAAGTACACACAATGGAAATAGGCAAAGCTATCACAAGTAAAGACTTCATAGCCTTGCCCTACAGAATGTCCTTCACTATGAAAGATCGTAAGAAAGCAGAGCTTGACGAGCTTATAGTTTACCAAGTAAAAAATGGAAAAATTATACTTGAACAATTCTTTTATTAA
- a CDS encoding GNAT family N-acetyltransferase — MKIDLLKKADINPSIQNQISDLFKQLGGNKKQVPLNELLDANNPITISYCSTDNKIIGIALMCTYKVISGKKGWIEDVVVDSTHRGKGIGRKMMNKLLEVGKEKGLSEILLFTEDHRKPAIKLYSDLGFSFKNSKIYTKKSS, encoded by the coding sequence ATGAAAATTGACCTTCTAAAAAAAGCTGACATAAATCCATCGATACAAAATCAAATATCAGATTTGTTTAAACAACTAGGTGGAAACAAAAAACAAGTTCCCTTGAATGAATTGCTTGATGCGAATAACCCTATCACAATTTCCTATTGTAGTACAGACAACAAAATAATAGGCATTGCTCTAATGTGTACCTACAAAGTAATATCAGGAAAAAAAGGGTGGATTGAGGACGTTGTTGTAGATTCAACACATAGAGGCAAAGGCATTGGAAGAAAAATGATGAATAAATTACTTGAAGTCGGAAAAGAAAAAGGGCTATCAGAAATACTTCTTTTCACAGAAGACCATCGAAAACCTGCCATAAAACTTTATTCCGACTTGGGTTTCAGCTTCAAAAACAGTAAGATTTACACTAAAAAATCATCATAA